TCTTCGAAGCAAGGCAGTTTCAGATGACCACCGAGACCAATCCCGCCCGTCAGCCGGTCGACACCACCCGTGCCGCCGAGGTCAATGCCGGCGACCGCGTCGTGATCTTCGACACCACGCTGCGTGACGGCGAGCAGTGCCCCGGCGCCTCGATGACGCTGGACGAGAAGCTGCGCGTCGCCGAGATGCTGGAGCGCCTGGGCGTCGACGTGATCGAGGCCGGCTTCGCCATCGCCTCCAACGGCGACTTCGAATCGGTCTATAAGATCGCCGAGCGATCGCGTGAGGCGGTGATCTGCAGCCTGGCGCGTGCGAAGCATGCCGATATCGAGCGCGCGGCCGAGGCGCTGAAGCCGGCCCGCCGCCGCCGCATCCACACCTTCATCTCCACCAGCCCGCTGCATCGCAAGTTCAAGCTGAACATGGACGAGGCGCAGGTGCTGGAGGCGATCGCCGACAGCGTCTCCTTCGCCCGCCGCTTCACCGACGACGTGGAATGGTCCTGCGAGGACGGCACCCGTACCGAGCCGGAGTTCCTGTACCGGGCCATCGAGGTGGCGATCGCCAATGGCGCCACCACCATCAACGTGCCCGACACCGTCGGCTACACCATGCCCGAGGAATATATCGGCCTGATCCGGGCGATCCGGAACAATGTGCCGAACATCGACAAGGCGATCCTGTCGGCGCATTGCCACAATGATCTGGGCCTGGCGGTGGCGAACTCTCTGGCCGCGGTCTCGGCCGGTGCGCGCCAGGTGGAATGCACCATCAACGGCATCGGCGAGCGCGCGGGCAATGCGGCGCTGGAAGAGATCGTGATGGCGATGCGCACCCGCGGCGATCTGATGGGCGTGGGCACCGGCATCGACACCACCCTGATCACCCAGGCCTCGCAGCTGGTCTCGTCGGTCACCGGCTTCCCGATCCAGTACAACAAGTCGATCGTGGGCCGGAACGCCTTCGCGCATGAAAGCGGCATCCATCAGGACGGCATGCTGAAGAATGCCCAGACCTACGAGATCATGACCCCGGAATCGGTGGGCGTGAACAAGTCGTCGCTGGTGATGGGCAAGCATTCCGGGCGCCATGCCTTCAAGACCAAGCTGAAGGA
This genomic window from Tistrella mobilis contains:
- a CDS encoding 2-isopropylmalate synthase, which codes for MTTETNPARQPVDTTRAAEVNAGDRVVIFDTTLRDGEQCPGASMTLDEKLRVAEMLERLGVDVIEAGFAIASNGDFESVYKIAERSREAVICSLARAKHADIERAAEALKPARRRRIHTFISTSPLHRKFKLNMDEAQVLEAIADSVSFARRFTDDVEWSCEDGTRTEPEFLYRAIEVAIANGATTINVPDTVGYTMPEEYIGLIRAIRNNVPNIDKAILSAHCHNDLGLAVANSLAAVSAGARQVECTINGIGERAGNAALEEIVMAMRTRGDLMGVGTGIDTTLITQASQLVSSVTGFPIQYNKSIVGRNAFAHESGIHQDGMLKNAQTYEIMTPESVGVNKSSLVMGKHSGRHAFKTKLKELGFELGDNALEDAFRRFKDLADRKKTVFDDDLVALVSDGAGHEGESLKLTALSVACGIGVDHVATVTIEREGTAHSASASGNGPVDAAFNAIGQAIPHEAVLQLYQVHAVTEGTDAQARVTVRLGARGRSHGGIGADPDTVVASASAYVNALAKLLEKAADAPEEAADPSIRSAAI